A section of the Methanoregula formicica SMSP genome encodes:
- a CDS encoding CBS domain-containing protein: MLARDVMTTTVFVVEPNATIAHARNLMVRHRISRLPVMEDTALAGIITKKDIAYRLRQGEPAWRRRPLDRIPVGALMTEQPRVVAPDTGVREIARMFSQENISSVPVVDEGAVAGIVTKTDLMKSALVRALDCPAKDVMEDVATVSRYHSLDHVVGVMSERHDKVLVLDDDGTLAGIITETNLAFYDDEPKISGVVGKDVTIRRRETAAGKAGQTLMVIPPVAAEDLMTSPVITVDADTALPDAIALMEKHHVNSLVVMDKSTIAGILKRDDIIKEVAK; the protein is encoded by the coding sequence GTGCTGGCACGCGACGTAATGACAACGACCGTGTTCGTTGTTGAGCCCAACGCAACGATCGCCCATGCCCGGAACCTGATGGTCCGGCACCGGATCTCCCGCCTCCCGGTCATGGAGGATACGGCCCTTGCCGGCATCATCACCAAGAAGGACATCGCGTACCGCCTCCGGCAGGGCGAACCTGCCTGGCGCCGCCGTCCTCTCGACCGGATACCGGTGGGGGCGCTCATGACCGAACAGCCGCGCGTTGTCGCACCTGACACCGGCGTGCGGGAGATCGCGCGGATGTTCTCACAGGAGAACATCAGCAGCGTCCCCGTTGTGGATGAAGGTGCGGTCGCGGGGATCGTAACCAAGACCGATCTGATGAAATCCGCCCTTGTCCGGGCACTCGACTGCCCGGCTAAGGACGTGATGGAGGATGTGGCAACGGTCAGCCGCTACCACTCGCTCGACCACGTGGTCGGCGTGATGAGCGAACGACACGACAAGGTCCTGGTGCTTGACGATGACGGCACCCTTGCGGGCATCATCACCGAGACCAACCTTGCCTTCTATGACGATGAACCGAAGATCTCGGGTGTGGTTGGAAAAGACGTAACAATACGGAGACGCGAGACAGCGGCCGGGAAAGCCGGGCAGACCCTGATGGTCATCCCCCCGGTGGCAGCGGAGGACCTGATGACGAGCCCTGTCATCACGGTTGACGCGGACACCGCTCTTCCGGACGCGATTGCACTGATGGAAAAACACCATGTCAACAGCCTTGTTGTCATGGACAAGAGTACCATTGCTGGGATACTGAAACGCGACGATATCATAAAGGAAGTGGCGAAATGA
- a CDS encoding Zn-ribbon domain-containing protein → MPHKCTKCGREYKDGSTEILKGCESCGGKKFLYVKEEELHKDVLEEKTIEEIAEESHEEVLEVIEPQQKKPVEMYDRVETIRIVAPGSYELNLEKMAKTDERVVSVGKEGSYIIDLMSMADEKPDRKKRRR, encoded by the coding sequence ATGCCGCATAAGTGCACGAAATGCGGGCGGGAGTACAAGGACGGGTCTACCGAGATCCTGAAAGGGTGCGAGAGCTGCGGCGGCAAGAAGTTCCTCTATGTGAAGGAGGAGGAGCTTCACAAGGACGTGCTCGAAGAGAAGACGATCGAGGAGATCGCCGAGGAGAGCCACGAAGAGGTGCTGGAGGTCATCGAGCCTCAGCAGAAGAAGCCGGTGGAGATGTACGACCGGGTCGAGACCATCCGGATCGTTGCCCCCGGATCCTATGAGCTCAACCTCGAGAAGATGGCAAAAACCGACGAGCGGGTTGTCAGCGTGGGCAAAGAGGGGTCCTACATCATCGACCTGATGTCAATGGCTGACGAGAAGCCGGACAGGAAGAAGAGACGGCGCTGA
- a CDS encoding Era-like GTP-binding protein: MLNRFFKKKRTRIGIYGPPNAGKTTLANRIARDWTGDAIGPVSEIPHETRRARRKEDIIISGANGNTVTMDIVDTPGVTTKIDYHEFLEFGMEKDEAIIRAREATEGVAEAMHWLREDIDGVIYMLDSTTDPFMQVNIMMIGIIEARNLPVIIVANKIDLTDAAPARIRSAFPQHPVVAISGLEGKNVEDLYETMIEYFG; this comes from the coding sequence ATGTTGAACCGGTTTTTCAAGAAGAAGCGGACCCGCATCGGCATCTACGGACCCCCGAATGCCGGGAAGACTACGCTTGCAAACCGCATTGCCCGCGACTGGACCGGAGATGCAATAGGCCCGGTCAGCGAGATCCCGCACGAGACGCGGCGGGCGCGGAGAAAGGAAGACATCATCATCTCCGGCGCAAACGGCAACACGGTGACGATGGACATCGTCGATACCCCGGGTGTCACGACCAAGATCGATTACCACGAGTTCCTCGAGTTCGGGATGGAGAAAGACGAGGCGATCATCCGCGCCCGCGAGGCGACGGAAGGTGTTGCCGAGGCAATGCACTGGCTCCGCGAGGATATCGACGGGGTCATCTATATGCTCGATTCCACCACCGACCCGTTCATGCAGGTCAACATCATGATGATCGGGATCATCGAGGCCCGCAACCTGCCGGTCATCATCGTGGCGAACAAGATCGACCTCACGGACGCGGCACCGGCCCGGATCCGGAGCGCCTTCCCCCAGCACCCGGTGGTCGCCATCTCGGGCCTCGAAGGGAAGAATGTCGAAGATCTGTACGAGACCATGATCGAGTATTTCGGGTGA
- a CDS encoding CHASE4 domain-containing protein: MDLRTKLLLGIGIALIFAFSLVALFSAVSMEASYKKLETIEMEDAVATARSAIETDLKSGFSTTRDYSVWSSTYQFVEGENPDWLRENMGADFFSRFPQDRVLIFNRTGGLIFSMQYNDTALMIEPASGTYVNDMERFNMAMSTLRSQNGSYGILEASTGPVIFASHPILMDDAHGPAAGSLHLARRINGDYLSELSDRTGDTISIVSATEIADNATFSGVKAQFEAGKRVAVETSGNDFVTAYLPLADQEPPADYYLAVTSPRSIYQTGMSGITTFLVSIAVAGIFLTLFILVFVDRIILSRINTIIRSVKERGVDADGEDTTVSREDDELTRLAVSIDPVFTELAASREKLAESEERYRMLAESAQDIIFIIDRDDTVTYVNAFAAKAFGREKSEITGRPRSGLFPGPVGESQRQSLDRVISTGEAIKIEGSLPLPTGEIWHDTLLVPIRDTHGTITGVMGISRDLTKRKQAEDALANAHHKLTLISTITRHDILNQLTALATYLELSRDYTGNDTARDFIEKEQRIAALIDREINFTRDFEDVGAGVPVWHNVNATISGANRTLLTGGIAVEIGFSDIEIYADSLLEKVFFNLIDNAIRYGRPGLSRVRFSAEEREGSLVIRYEDDGVGIRPEEKERIFDQGYGNHTGLGLFLCREILRITGITITETGTFGKGARFDIVVPPGKWRRTGQDAPL, encoded by the coding sequence ATGGACCTCAGGACGAAACTGCTGCTCGGGATCGGGATCGCTCTCATTTTTGCATTTTCCCTGGTTGCCCTCTTTTCCGCCGTTTCCATGGAGGCAAGCTACAAAAAACTGGAGACTATCGAGATGGAGGATGCCGTTGCAACGGCACGGAGCGCCATCGAGACCGATCTGAAGTCGGGTTTCTCAACAACCCGTGACTACTCTGTCTGGTCGTCGACGTACCAGTTCGTTGAGGGGGAAAACCCGGACTGGCTCCGCGAGAACATGGGTGCGGACTTCTTCTCCCGCTTTCCCCAGGACAGGGTGCTGATCTTCAACCGGACCGGCGGCCTCATCTTCTCGATGCAGTACAATGACACCGCCCTCATGATCGAGCCCGCTTCCGGCACCTACGTCAACGACATGGAACGGTTCAACATGGCGATGAGTACCCTCCGCTCGCAGAACGGGAGTTACGGGATTTTGGAGGCTTCCACGGGGCCGGTCATCTTTGCATCCCACCCCATCCTCATGGACGATGCCCACGGGCCGGCCGCAGGAAGCCTTCATCTTGCACGCCGCATCAATGGGGATTATCTCTCAGAACTCTCGGACCGCACGGGGGACACCATCTCGATCGTTTCCGCAACGGAGATCGCGGACAACGCCACCTTTTCCGGCGTAAAGGCACAATTCGAAGCTGGAAAACGGGTCGCTGTCGAGACATCCGGCAATGACTTCGTGACCGCGTACCTCCCGCTCGCCGACCAGGAGCCCCCGGCTGACTATTACCTTGCCGTAACAAGCCCGCGCAGTATCTACCAGACGGGAATGTCCGGGATTACGACATTCCTTGTCAGCATCGCGGTTGCCGGTATCTTCCTCACCCTCTTCATCCTTGTCTTTGTCGACCGGATCATCCTCTCGCGGATCAATACCATCATCCGGTCGGTGAAAGAACGGGGAGTTGACGCAGACGGAGAGGATACGACCGTATCCCGGGAGGACGACGAGCTCACCCGGCTTGCCGTGTCGATCGACCCTGTCTTTACCGAACTCGCCGCGTCCCGGGAGAAGTTGGCAGAGAGCGAGGAGCGGTACCGGATGCTGGCCGAATCCGCACAGGACATCATCTTCATCATCGACAGGGACGACACCGTCACGTATGTCAACGCCTTTGCAGCGAAGGCATTCGGCAGGGAAAAGAGCGAGATCACTGGCAGGCCGCGGTCCGGGCTCTTCCCCGGGCCGGTCGGGGAGAGCCAGCGCCAGTCACTGGACCGGGTCATCTCTACCGGGGAAGCCATCAAGATCGAGGGCAGCCTTCCGCTCCCGACCGGCGAGATCTGGCATGATACGCTCCTTGTCCCGATCCGGGACACGCACGGGACGATCACCGGCGTCATGGGCATCTCCCGGGATCTCACCAAGCGGAAGCAGGCCGAGGATGCCCTGGCAAACGCCCACCATAAACTCACCCTGATCTCGACCATCACCCGCCATGACATCTTAAACCAGCTCACTGCGCTTGCAACCTACCTCGAGCTCTCGCGCGATTACACCGGAAACGATACGGCACGCGACTTCATTGAAAAGGAGCAGCGGATCGCTGCCCTGATCGACCGGGAGATCAATTTCACGCGGGACTTCGAGGACGTGGGCGCAGGTGTCCCGGTCTGGCACAATGTAAACGCAACAATCTCCGGGGCAAACCGCACCCTCCTGACCGGAGGGATCGCCGTGGAGATCGGATTTTCCGACATCGAGATCTATGCCGACTCGCTCCTTGAGAAGGTCTTCTTCAACCTCATCGACAACGCGATCCGGTATGGCAGGCCGGGCCTGTCCCGGGTCCGGTTCTCTGCAGAGGAACGGGAAGGCAGCCTCGTGATCCGGTACGAGGACGATGGCGTCGGCATCCGCCCGGAGGAGAAGGAGCGGATCTTTGACCAGGGCTATGGCAACCACACCGGCCTCGGGCTCTTCCTCTGCCGGGAGATCCTCCGGATCACGGGCATCACCATCACCGAGACCGGAACTTTTGGTAAGGGGGCACGGTTCGATATTGTCGTGCCACCGGGCAAGTGGCGACGCACCGGGCAGGACGCTCCTTTGTGA
- a CDS encoding CBS domain-containing protein, translating to MTKEVFIKDVMAKPTTIAKSAKITEALDKMLNAGLDPLIAVNNNTVVGTVSRQAIAEKLGSKQNSGIAPTAIHVASVVEEEFTSVYPDESINVLIPLLQQYKLVVVYDTDHKLIGQVSAGDLLKKYQPADDLDGAIEKAVTIEADERVVHLRRRMMDDNITRFVVTEHEKYTGIVTETDVAIAMREFRKQVDGNHQDHRIRNLLVKDIMSTPLISVEKTAKVADVVATMLKKNISSIPVMEKGKLAGVVTRRSLVNAL from the coding sequence ATGACAAAAGAAGTTTTTATCAAAGACGTAATGGCAAAGCCCACGACCATAGCAAAATCAGCCAAGATAACCGAAGCGCTCGACAAGATGCTGAATGCCGGCCTCGACCCCCTGATTGCGGTCAACAACAATACGGTTGTCGGCACAGTCTCGCGCCAGGCGATAGCAGAGAAGCTCGGGAGCAAACAGAACTCCGGTATTGCCCCGACCGCTATCCACGTGGCGAGCGTTGTCGAGGAGGAGTTCACGAGCGTCTATCCCGATGAGAGTATCAACGTCCTGATCCCCCTTCTGCAGCAGTACAAACTGGTGGTTGTTTACGATACCGACCACAAGCTGATCGGGCAGGTCTCGGCAGGAGACCTCCTGAAGAAGTACCAGCCCGCAGACGATCTTGACGGTGCCATCGAGAAAGCAGTGACCATTGAGGCGGACGAGCGCGTTGTCCACCTCCGGCGCCGGATGATGGATGACAACATCACCCGGTTCGTGGTAACGGAGCACGAGAAATATACCGGTATCGTGACCGAAACGGACGTTGCCATCGCGATGCGGGAGTTCCGCAAGCAGGTGGACGGGAACCACCAGGACCACCGGATCCGGAACCTGCTCGTCAAGGATATCATGAGCACCCCCCTCATCTCGGTCGAGAAGACGGCGAAGGTTGCCGACGTGGTGGCAACGATGCTGAAGAAGAACATCAGTTCCATACCGGTGATGGAGAAAGGCAAGCTGGCTGGCGTTGTCACGCGACGCTCGCTCGTGAACGCCCTCTAA
- a CDS encoding MFS transporter produces MTHDETERSEQRVRAYRLVLLFGIVAALGDVVYEGGRSVAGPFLLVLGASAFMVSFIAGFGEFVGYAIRIATGYLADKTRQYWIFVLTGYLLIGAIPLLVLAGSWEIAACLLIAERIGKAVRSPAKDAILSHATISVGRGWGFGLHEALDQIGAVAGPLLFVAALAANGNYRGGFALLAIPFVLLIIALAAAWKSMPDPLAFEAGVRAPRMQDTKAGETRRLRLYAVFTALTMAGFVVFPLLAFHYKALGIIPDAEIPLFYAIAMGVDAVAALAIGKAYDRYGIGVLTLVPVTGILIALVAFSPSYPVALAGAVLWGISMGMQETVLRAAVADLTAMGERGFAYGIFNTIYGGAWFAGSMAIGALYTLGPVYAAGFMVLLQAAALPVLLRLVIDKGRP; encoded by the coding sequence ATGACACATGACGAGACGGAAAGATCGGAACAGCGGGTCCGGGCATACCGTCTTGTCCTCCTCTTCGGCATCGTTGCTGCCCTCGGGGACGTGGTGTACGAAGGGGGCCGGAGCGTTGCCGGGCCGTTCCTGCTCGTTCTGGGTGCATCGGCCTTCATGGTCTCGTTCATTGCCGGGTTCGGCGAGTTTGTCGGGTATGCGATCCGGATTGCGACCGGCTATCTCGCAGACAAGACACGGCAGTACTGGATCTTTGTCCTTACCGGTTACCTGCTGATCGGCGCAATCCCGCTCCTTGTCCTTGCCGGCAGCTGGGAGATCGCGGCCTGCCTCCTGATCGCTGAACGGATCGGGAAGGCAGTCCGCTCCCCGGCAAAGGACGCCATCCTCTCCCATGCAACAATATCCGTCGGGAGAGGCTGGGGATTCGGCCTCCACGAGGCCCTCGACCAGATCGGCGCCGTTGCCGGGCCGCTCCTCTTTGTTGCGGCGCTGGCTGCCAATGGGAATTACCGCGGCGGCTTTGCCCTGCTTGCGATTCCGTTTGTTCTCCTCATCATCGCGCTCGCCGCTGCCTGGAAGAGTATGCCCGACCCGCTGGCGTTCGAGGCAGGAGTCCGGGCGCCACGGATGCAGGATACAAAAGCGGGAGAAACCCGACGGCTCCGGCTCTATGCCGTTTTCACGGCCCTGACCATGGCCGGGTTCGTTGTCTTCCCGCTCCTCGCATTCCACTACAAGGCTCTCGGCATCATCCCTGATGCGGAGATCCCGCTCTTCTATGCCATTGCCATGGGTGTCGATGCGGTAGCCGCCCTGGCGATCGGTAAGGCATATGACCGGTACGGTATCGGTGTCCTCACTCTTGTCCCGGTCACCGGTATCCTGATAGCCCTCGTTGCTTTCTCCCCCTCATACCCTGTGGCTCTTGCAGGGGCGGTCCTGTGGGGCATTTCGATGGGGATGCAGGAGACCGTCCTCCGCGCTGCCGTTGCAGACCTCACTGCCATGGGTGAGCGCGGTTTTGCCTACGGTATCTTCAACACCATCTACGGCGGTGCATGGTTCGCCGGGAGCATGGCGATCGGCGCCCTGTACACGCTGGGTCCCGTATATGCAGCGGGATTCATGGTCCTGCTACAGGCCGCAGCCCTGCCGGTCCTGCTGAGACTCGTTATAGACAAGGGACGGCCGTGA
- a CDS encoding GNAT family N-acetyltransferase has product MGDVTFRTMTKEEVGTAVEWAAREGWNPGLHDAECFWPVDPDGFFCAETDGKIVGTVSVLNYDDRFSFAGLFIVDPAWRAHGIGMQLYRHAMRHAGSRVVGGDGVVAMVDKYQKDGGLFLHYNNARYEGIGGGSMPPGLVPVRDVDFPELAEYDAAHFPARRERFLEHWISQPGHSGLARLNGDGEVIGYGVRRPCQTGYKIGPLFARDRATAEMILDGLRAGIPDEPFFLDIPVPNEAAVGLVKDRGMNAVFFTARLYSTKDSVPLPLNEIFGVTTFELG; this is encoded by the coding sequence ATGGGCGACGTAACGTTCCGCACGATGACAAAAGAAGAGGTTGGCACGGCGGTCGAATGGGCCGCACGCGAGGGCTGGAACCCGGGCCTTCATGATGCGGAGTGTTTCTGGCCCGTGGATCCGGATGGGTTCTTCTGTGCTGAAACCGATGGGAAGATCGTGGGCACGGTCTCGGTCCTGAATTACGATGACCGGTTCTCCTTTGCCGGCCTCTTCATTGTCGATCCGGCCTGGCGGGCGCACGGGATCGGGATGCAGCTCTACCGGCACGCGATGCGCCATGCCGGCTCACGGGTTGTCGGGGGCGACGGGGTAGTCGCCATGGTTGACAAGTACCAGAAGGACGGGGGCCTCTTCCTGCACTATAACAATGCCCGGTACGAAGGGATCGGCGGGGGATCAATGCCGCCCGGGCTTGTGCCGGTCCGTGACGTTGATTTCCCGGAGCTTGCAGAGTACGATGCAGCCCATTTCCCGGCACGCCGCGAGCGGTTTCTCGAGCACTGGATCAGCCAGCCCGGCCATTCCGGGCTTGCGCGGCTGAACGGGGACGGGGAAGTTATCGGGTATGGTGTGCGGAGGCCCTGCCAGACCGGATACAAGATCGGGCCGCTCTTTGCACGCGACCGGGCAACTGCGGAGATGATTCTGGACGGGCTCCGGGCCGGTATTCCCGATGAACCGTTCTTCCTTGATATTCCGGTACCAAACGAAGCTGCTGTCGGACTGGTGAAGGACCGGGGCATGAATGCGGTCTTCTTCACGGCCCGGCTCTATTCCACAAAGGACTCCGTCCCGCTCCCTCTGAATGAGATCTTTGGCGTGACAACGTTCGAGCTGGGATAA
- a CDS encoding CBS domain-containing protein, translated as MKKTNNTIRVETHVPVREVMRKNPIMIGIEATAAKAARAMCTEEVGSVIILKNTMPIGIVTEEDLACKVVAKDLKPSSVHVSDIMSTPLITVSAEKTVVDAATMMVKRKVRRLPVVDKDKKVIGIVTVRDLLTVSNELNELLNDIIEINREEIVEQGICAHCSQMSDDLKRVDNVMLCPACREEENIR; from the coding sequence ATGAAAAAGACAAACAACACAATCCGGGTGGAGACCCATGTCCCCGTCAGGGAAGTGATGCGGAAGAACCCGATCATGATCGGTATCGAGGCAACCGCGGCAAAGGCCGCGAGGGCCATGTGCACCGAGGAGGTCGGGAGCGTCATCATCCTCAAAAACACAATGCCCATTGGCATCGTGACCGAGGAAGACCTTGCCTGCAAGGTGGTGGCAAAGGATCTGAAACCCAGCTCTGTACATGTATCTGATATCATGAGCACGCCACTCATTACGGTGAGTGCGGAGAAGACGGTAGTAGACGCTGCCACGATGATGGTGAAGCGAAAGGTGAGGAGGCTTCCCGTTGTCGACAAGGACAAGAAGGTCATCGGGATCGTGACTGTCCGGGACCTCCTTACCGTATCCAACGAGCTCAACGAGCTCCTCAACGACATTATCGAGATCAACCGTGAGGAGATCGTAGAGCAGGGGATCTGTGCCCACTGCAGCCAGATGTCTGATGATCTGAAGCGGGTGGACAACGTGATGCTCTGCCCCGCCTGCCGGGAGGAGGAAAATATCAGATGA
- a CDS encoding CBS domain-containing protein gives MKTAQDFIVEIPVLKPTDRITKARQILRDDRFREVYVVDAKKGLLGYIDITDGLRVTATKSDITVEGFVRDAPAANPADTVEKVAGMMRQFHTDSAAVVTGTRQVTGGVLLADIFPVIISKNELRGTVSKYMTKKVISAQPSDSIQKVYTLIMESGFAAFPVVEKKNPVGVISRRDLISHTRARPALAQHSSATVGDLMTRDVVSISPEEPISTAAELLVMHDVSLLPVVDRDQLAGVVNRHDVLAALA, from the coding sequence ATGAAAACAGCACAGGATTTCATCGTCGAGATCCCTGTGCTGAAACCAACCGACCGGATAACAAAGGCACGGCAGATCCTGCGCGATGACCGGTTCCGTGAAGTCTATGTTGTGGATGCAAAGAAAGGCCTCCTCGGCTATATCGACATCACGGATGGCCTGCGGGTGACCGCAACCAAATCGGACATTACCGTCGAGGGGTTTGTGAGGGATGCCCCCGCTGCAAACCCTGCCGACACGGTTGAAAAGGTGGCAGGGATGATGAGACAGTTCCATACGGACAGCGCCGCAGTTGTCACCGGCACAAGGCAGGTGACCGGAGGCGTCCTCCTCGCGGACATCTTCCCGGTCATCATTTCGAAAAACGAACTCCGTGGCACGGTTTCGAAGTACATGACGAAGAAGGTGATCTCAGCACAACCGTCTGACAGTATCCAGAAGGTCTACACACTGATCATGGAGAGCGGGTTTGCGGCCTTTCCCGTAGTGGAGAAGAAGAATCCTGTCGGGGTAATCTCCCGGCGCGACCTGATCAGCCATACCCGTGCACGCCCGGCGCTGGCACAGCACAGCAGCGCGACGGTTGGCGACCTGATGACGCGGGACGTGGTCTCGATCTCTCCGGAGGAGCCGATCAGCACCGCGGCGGAACTGCTCGTCATGCACGATGTCAGTCTCCTGCCTGTTGTCGACAGGGACCAGCTTGCCGGGGTCGTCAACCGCCACGATGTCCTCGCTGCCCTTGCATAA
- a CDS encoding 30S ribosomal protein S15, with protein sequence MARMHARRRGKSCSVRPYRKQAPAWSNTDPAAITKIILDLRKEGASSAKIGLVLRDRYGVPDVKLATGKRIGTILRENKVATEIPEDLRDLMGKALGMRKHLGENKRDLHNKRQLQLVESKIRRLVKYYTSSKKLPAGWVYKPENAEILLSR encoded by the coding sequence ATGGCACGAATGCACGCCCGCAGAAGGGGCAAGTCATGCTCTGTCCGCCCCTACCGGAAACAGGCGCCCGCCTGGTCGAACACTGACCCCGCGGCGATCACCAAGATCATCCTGGACCTCCGGAAGGAAGGCGCATCGAGCGCAAAGATCGGTCTGGTCCTGAGGGACCGGTACGGCGTACCCGACGTCAAGCTGGCAACCGGCAAGCGGATCGGGACCATTCTCCGCGAGAACAAGGTCGCAACCGAGATCCCCGAGGACCTCCGCGACCTGATGGGCAAGGCCCTTGGCATGAGGAAACACCTTGGCGAGAACAAGCGTGACCTGCACAACAAGCGCCAGCTCCAGCTGGTCGAGTCCAAGATCCGCCGTCTCGTGAAGTACTACACGTCGAGCAAGAAGCTGCCCGCCGGCTGGGTCTACAAGCCGGAGAACGCCGAGATCCTCCTCTCCAGGTAA
- a CDS encoding ABC transporter ATP-binding protein: MIEVTDLKKIYRMGSVEVAALKGVSATIARGEFVGIMGPSGSGKSTFLHQLGLLDTPTSGRIVLDGTDVSRLTDEERTHFRLMHLGYVFQDYALVSELTVKENVAIPAIMKGRPLSACYAAATEVLEKVGLSRRLDHLVHELSGGEQQRVSIARALVNRPAILFADEPCANLDTENSRTVLELFRAVNKDLGQTVVMVSHEPWHREYFDRIIFIRDGLPDTERTERGGQERGST; this comes from the coding sequence ATGATCGAAGTGACTGACCTGAAAAAGATCTACCGGATGGGGTCCGTGGAGGTGGCAGCGCTCAAAGGAGTCTCTGCCACGATCGCACGGGGCGAGTTCGTGGGCATCATGGGCCCCTCGGGGAGCGGGAAGTCCACATTCCTGCACCAGCTGGGCCTGCTCGACACGCCCACTTCAGGCAGGATCGTTCTTGACGGGACGGATGTTTCTCGCCTCACGGACGAAGAGCGGACGCACTTCCGGCTGATGCACCTGGGCTATGTCTTTCAGGATTATGCGCTCGTCTCGGAGCTGACCGTGAAAGAGAACGTGGCGATCCCCGCGATCATGAAGGGACGGCCTCTGAGCGCATGCTATGCCGCGGCAACGGAAGTGCTGGAAAAGGTGGGGCTTTCCCGGCGGCTCGATCACCTGGTGCACGAGCTCTCCGGGGGCGAGCAGCAGCGGGTCTCGATTGCGCGGGCTCTCGTGAACAGGCCGGCCATCCTCTTTGCGGACGAACCCTGCGCAAACCTTGACACGGAAAATTCCCGGACCGTGCTCGAGCTCTTCCGCGCGGTAAACAAGGATCTCGGCCAGACTGTGGTCATGGTCTCGCACGAGCCCTGGCACCGGGAATATTTCGACCGGATCATTTTCATCCGGGACGGGCTGCCGGATACGGAGCGGACGGAGCGGGGAGGTCAGGAGAGAGGATCCACGTAA
- a CDS encoding CBS domain-containing protein: protein MHQNGRATKQGDRLLKMQGKLDRGPVEFKSRIVEQEGEIMAIATRDVISLPQTQSIMAAVEQMTTCGFRRLPVTDAGTKRLLGIVTSGDIINFLGGGDKYQLVQVRHNGNLIAAVNEAIRTIMTPQPETLKSDARIRDAVDVITTRKIGGLPIVDKDGILLGIATERDVLSVLASGRSPLHVEDVMSSALRVTAPDCPIATVTRDMIKHRFRRLPVVSDDVLYGIVTATDIMRYLGSRDVFSKMVTGNVTEVTGLPVRNLIAGELFTTSPEKTINEVAQEMLKKNIGALPVIEDSRLVGLVTEFDLVRAFSGG, encoded by the coding sequence ATGCACCAGAACGGCCGGGCCACAAAACAGGGCGACCGGCTCCTGAAGATGCAGGGAAAGCTCGACCGCGGGCCGGTGGAGTTCAAGTCCCGTATCGTGGAACAGGAAGGAGAGATCATGGCGATTGCGACCCGCGATGTCATCTCGCTGCCGCAGACGCAGAGCATCATGGCGGCGGTGGAGCAGATGACGACATGCGGGTTCCGTCGGCTTCCCGTGACCGATGCCGGCACGAAGCGGCTGCTTGGGATCGTCACATCAGGAGACATCATCAACTTCCTGGGCGGGGGAGACAAGTATCAGCTGGTCCAGGTACGGCACAACGGCAACCTGATTGCCGCGGTGAACGAGGCCATCCGGACGATCATGACCCCGCAGCCCGAGACACTGAAAAGCGATGCCCGGATACGCGATGCGGTCGATGTGATAACCACAAGGAAGATCGGGGGACTGCCGATCGTGGACAAAGATGGGATCCTCCTTGGAATCGCCACAGAGCGCGATGTCCTGTCGGTGCTTGCCTCTGGGAGGAGCCCGCTGCATGTCGAGGACGTGATGAGTTCGGCCCTCCGTGTTACCGCCCCTGACTGCCCGATCGCAACGGTCACCCGCGACATGATAAAGCACCGCTTCCGGCGCCTGCCGGTGGTGAGCGACGATGTCCTGTACGGGATCGTCACGGCAACCGACATCATGCGCTACCTCGGGAGCAGGGATGTGTTCTCGAAGATGGTGACCGGCAATGTCACCGAAGTGACAGGGCTCCCCGTCAGGAACCTGATTGCCGGGGAACTCTTCACGACAAGCCCGGAGAAGACCATCAATGAGGTGGCCCAGGAGATGCTCAAGAAGAACATCGGAGCGCTTCCGGTCATCGAGGACTCCCGTCTTGTCGGGCTCGTCACCGAGTTCGACCTGGTACGGGCGTTTTCCGGGGGGTGA